In the Loxodonta africana isolate mLoxAfr1 chromosome 1, mLoxAfr1.hap2, whole genome shotgun sequence genome, one interval contains:
- the LOC135232783 gene encoding putative olfactory receptor 2B8, producing the protein MRRFNNTFHRPTGFVLVGFSEWPRLEMTLFVFISIFYIMTLLGNSAIIILSRLDPRLHTPMYFFLAKLSFFDLCYTISTVPQMLVNIQSPWRNISYMGCIAQLFIFLGLGSTECVLLSVMAFDRYVAICQPLHYTVIMHSRLCQQLAAVAWITGFSNSLVQTVLTFLLPRCGQYRVENFFCEVSAMLQLSCVDTWINEVEMYAAVVVIKVIPVGLILFSYINIVRALVRIQTSEGQKKAFNTCGSHLLVVIMFYGSAISGYAYMAPKSSSAKLKGKLLALFYGLITPMLNPLIYTLRNKDVKGAVKKLLGREQDQGWNMA; encoded by the coding sequence ATGAGAAGATTCAACAACACCTTCCATCGCCCCACTGGCTTTGTCCTGGTGGGTTTTTCAGAATGGCCCAGGCTAGAGATGACCCTCTTTGTGTTTATCTCCATCTTCTACATAATGACCCTCCTTGGGAATTCAGCCATCATAATCTTGTCTCGCCTTGATCCCAGGcttcacactcccatgtacttctttctggcTAAACTTTCCTTTTTTGACCTCTGCTATACCATCTCAACTGTCCCCCAAATGCTGGTAAATATCCAGAGCCCCTGGAGAAACATCAGCTACATGGGCTGCATAGCtcaacttttcatctttcttggCCTAGGATCCACTGAATGTGTACTTCTTTCGGTAATGGCCTTTGATCGTTACGTAGCTATATGCCAACCTCTCCATTACACGGTTATCATGCATTCTCGGCTATGCCAACAACTGGCAGCAGTGGCTTGGATAACAGGTTTTAGTAACTCCTTGGTGCAGACAGTGTTAACTTTCTTGTTACCTCGCTGTGGTCAATATCGGGTAGAGAATTTCTTCTGTGAGGTTTCTGCTATGCTTCAATTATCATGTGTTGATACGTGGATCAATGAAGTGGAGATGTATGCAGCTGTGGTTGTGATAAAAGTTATCCCAGTTGGATTAATTCTATTTTCCTACATCAATATTGTCAGAGCTTTAGTGAGGATCCAGACCTCTGAGGGTCAAAAGAAGGCCTTCAACACATGTGGGTCTCATCTGCTGGTGGTGATTATGTTCTATGGCTCAGCCATTAGTGGTTATGCGTATATGGCACCCAAGAGTAGCTCAGCCAAATTGAAGGGGAAGCTTCTTGCACTCTTCTATGGACTCATAACTCCAATGCTCAACCCTCTTATCTATACCCTGAGAAACAAGGATGTTAAGGGAGCAGTAAAAAAGCTACTAGGGAGAGAACAAGACCAAGGGTGGAACATGGCTTAG